In Primulina eburnea isolate SZY01 chromosome 3, ASM2296580v1, whole genome shotgun sequence, one DNA window encodes the following:
- the LOC140826841 gene encoding ribosomal RNA small subunit methyltransferase-like: protein MAGGKIKRERPYHKGGAAAASSPHFQGGITFHKSKGQHILKNPLLIDSIIQKSGIKSSDVILEIGPGTGNLTKKLLEAGKSVVAVELDPRMVLELQRRFQGTPFSNQLKVIQGDVLKCDLPYFDICVANIPYQISSPLTFKLLSHRPLFRCAVIMFQREFAMRLVAQPGDTLYCRLSVNTQLLAQVNHLLKIGRNNFRPPPKVDSSVVRIEPRKPLPPVNFKEWDGLVRICFNRKNKTLGSLFRQKTVLSMLEKNYKTLQALQLTPEGFPNDAEMASCVSALGHTLGDLNMDNGDGKDDDEMEMEMEMEMDDGDTKTSGFKDKVLGILKQGGFEEKRSSKLSQGDFMHLLSLFNMAGIHFS from the exons ATGGCGGGAGGCAAGATCAAGAGAGAGAGGCCGTACCACAAGGGCGGAGCCGCGGCGGCGTCGAGTCCTCATTTTCAGGGTGGAATCACCTTTCACAAGTCGAAGGGCCAACATATACTGAAAAACCCACTGTTGATCGACTCGATTATTCAAAAATCCGGGATTAAGTCTTCTGACGTCATCCTTGAGATTGGTCCTGGTACGGGTAATCTCACGAAGAAGCTTCTTGAAGCTGGGAAATCCGTCGTGGCTGTTGAGCTCGATCCTCGTATGGTTCTCGAGTTACAGCGTCGTTTTCAAGGAACTCCGTTTTCTAATCAATTGAAG GTTATACAAGGAGATGTTTTAAAGTGTGATCTTCCATACTTTGACATTTGCGTGGCAAACATCCCGTATCAAATTTCCTCTCCTCTTACCTTCAAGTTATTATCTCACCGTCCATTGTTCAGGTGCGCGGTAATTATGTTCCAAAGGGAATTTGCCATGAGGCTTGTTGCTCAACCTGGTGATACCCTCTATTGTCGTCTTTCTGTGAACACTCAACTATTGGCTCAGGTTAACCACTTGCTGAAGATTGGAAGAAACAACTTTAGGCCACCACCCAAGGTTGACTCTTCCGTAGTTAGAATTGAACCAAGGAAACCACTTCCTCCTGTGAATTTCAAGGAATGGGATGGTTTAGTCCGAATCTGTTTTAATAGAAAGAACAAAACTTTAGGTTCTTTGTTTAGGCAAAAGACTGTCCTTTCGATGCTGGAAAAGAACTACAAGACTTTACAGGCACTGCAGCTTACACCAGAAGGATTTCCGAATGATGCTGAAATGGCCTCTTGTGTATCTGCTTTAGGACACACTCTTGGTGATTTGAACATGGACAACGGAGACGGAAAAGATGACGATGAGATGGAGATGGAGATGGAGATGGAGATGGACGATGGCGATACAAAGACCTCGGGTTTTAAAGACAAAGTTTTGGGCATCTTGAAGCAAGGAGGTTTTGAAGAAAAACGATCCTCCAAGCTCTCACAGGGCGATTTCATGCATCTGCTTTCTTTATTTAACATGGCCGGCATTCATTTTTCGTAG